tgcattgcactgaggggtgtgttgcactcgTATGTATTCTTTGCCCGTCCATAGCGAAAATGCACTATATTGAGGTAGTGTTGTgccagtagaaataccgtgcgcccgtcctccagaaatgtgttgagttaaggggtgtgttgcgaggATACGtgcattgttgcccgtcctctgcaaagatacaTTTGCATAGATGGATGCCTTGCATTAATTCTTAACCTTGCGCCCATCCGAATAAAtcaccaaagaaaaaaaatctttttgcaAATTGAGAAGTCCAATCGCTTAGGCTTCCGAAGACATGATGAATTCGTAGTTGAAAGGAAATACGTCtctaaaaattcataaatgtgaggCGCGCGGCGGCAGGCTTTTTGAGTACCTCGAGGCCTGCACCGCAGAATTCGCGTTGGGCCCagcaaggcccaacctataaattttGTCTCCTCCGTCTTAGGTTGTTTACTTGAATCTCTTTGCAACCATAAAACCCTAAACCGCCTTTGCATACTAAACTTACTCTCTTCCTAAAATCCTAAGTATTTCCCAGCTTTCTTGCTCAGTTCATCCATGGTCGACCAATCTTCCCATCAATCTTCTTTACCCTCATCACTCTCGTCAGCCAAAATCAATGCTCGAGAGGCGGAAAGCCGCCATCTCGTCGTCCAGCCACAAACCATCCCTCAAATCGCTGGAAAACCTCAGCGAAAGCCTGTAGCAGCCGTACCACTCTAGCTTAAAATGGGGCAGAGCTCAAAAAGCACCCCACTCCCAACATTGTCCTTTGAaagtgaaaagaagagaaggGACGATAAGGAGGTGTTTGGGAGTATACTTAGCAACATGGAGAAAGAAGGAGGACTGCTTGAAGCTGGGGTTGTGAACCAGCCACTACCTTCGAAGGAGGAGATAGAGGAAGCATCAAGGATAAGTGCTCTGGAAATCttggatcctaaggaaactgcTAATGCAGAATCCTATGAGGCACCCATCAGGGTCGCTTTGGAAGAAGCAGTGGCGGAGAAACAGCTTGAAGtggctgaagagaagaagaagaagaggaagatcaaAGAGAAGAGAGATAAAGGAGATGAGAAAGCCCATCCAatcaagaaaaaggaaagaagaatgGATGAGAAGATGGAACGTAGGCGAGAGAAGATGCGCCTGAAGAATGAGGAAGAGAGGAGAAAGAGGGCTGAGATCCCAAAATTAGATGGAGAATCCACCTCTGTAAGGGGTGATAAGGGAGAGTCAGCGAAACTAAGAGAATCAGCACAACCCGAGGAGGAAACAATGTAAGTAACATTGGTTACGACTGATGATGGAGAAGATGCAGACATCACCCCCTTGCCGCgacgtcgcaaggagaatgcgccaCAAGGGTCAATAATTGACCCATCAATTTTGCAAGAAGCATTAGAGGAGAaggagaggagaagaaaagTGGAGGAAGAAAAGCAAGAGAAAATGTTGCGGGCATAACAAATCATCGCAGAAGGtagtagaagaagaaaattacatgATAAGGAGATGCGCCGCAACAATGAGATATCAGCAGAAGTAGAAAGGAAAAGGCTCGAGGAAGAACAATGCATTTTGCTATCCTCAAATCAGTTCAAAAGAgaatttgagaaagaaaaaagagaagaggaagaagaaggaagaaaaggagaagaagCACCAAGCAAATGTTCAGcgcataagagagaagaagggaaaagaaattgcagagtgggagaaggaagaacaacGCAAGGCAagggaaaggaaacaaaagCAGAAATCCCACCTTGCGTTGACCAAAGAGAAAGGCAAAGCAGTTGTAGAAAGCAGTGAGTCTGCATTGGCTAAGGGATGACCatcaaggaagaaagaaaatgacgatATGATGATGGAGATGGGTTTATTCCGTGTGCCAACACCACTACTAGACCTGATCATAAGCATTGTATTGGAGCATGGATGGGGAACATTTTGCCATTGCCCATCCATCATCATTCCAAAGGTAGTGCGTGACTTCTACAATGGACGGCTCCATGGCACCAAAGATGCGGTGACCATGAAAGGGGGAGTGGTGCCtttcagcgcaaaggacatcaatgaattaTATCAGATGAATGACATCCCGAATGTGCCGGGTAATAAATCATTGAAGATCCTACAGAAGAG
The nucleotide sequence above comes from Benincasa hispida cultivar B227 chromosome 3, ASM972705v1, whole genome shotgun sequence. Encoded proteins:
- the LOC120073528 gene encoding nucleolar protein 58-like, translating into MGQSSKSTPLPTLSFESEKKRRDDKEVFGSILSNMEKEGGLLEAGVVNQPLPSKEEIEEASRISALEILDPKETANAESYEAPIRVALEEAVAEKQLEVAEEKKKKRKIKEKRDKGDEKAHPIKKKERRMDEKMERRREKMRLKNEEERRKRAEIPKLDGESTSVRGDKGESAKLRESAQPEEETM